A stretch of the Candidatus Woesearchaeota archaeon genome encodes the following:
- a CDS encoding GNAT family N-acetyltransferase, translated as MAWKKEFIAEDGRKIILRDLNKRDTARKLMNYINTFVDEKTYLLMDKKATLADQKKWLNHTWEKISKKTGYYLVMEDSGRMVGSVSAERQLYKLRGNVLLGITIKRQYRGVGLGYFAMSELIKRVRKEMKPRNIYLTLYSGNKAAHKLYSKLGFKYHHTLKNWVNHYGKYLDEDFLILGS; from the coding sequence ATGGCATGGAAGAAAGAATTCATTGCGGAAGATGGAAGGAAAATAATTCTAAGAGACTTAAATAAAAGGGATACTGCCAGAAAACTGATGAACTATATCAACACTTTTGTGGATGAAAAGACATATCTGCTCATGGACAAGAAAGCAACCTTGGCCGATCAAAAGAAATGGCTCAATCATACTTGGGAAAAAATCAGCAAGAAAACGGGCTATTATCTTGTGATGGAGGATAGTGGAAGGATGGTCGGCAGTGTATCGGCTGAAAGGCAGCTTTACAAGTTGCGAGGCAATGTTTTATTGGGTATAACAATAAAACGACAATACAGGGGGGTCGGTCTGGGTTACTTTGCAATGTCTGAATTGATTAAAAGAGTGAGAAAGGAAATGAAACCGAGGAACATTTACTTGACGCTATATTCGGGCAACAAAGCTGCCCATAAACTCTACAGCAAGTTGGGGTTCAAATACCATCACACACTCAAGAATTGGGTAAATCATTATGGTAAATATTTAGACGAGGATTTTCTGATATTGGGGAGCTAA
- a CDS encoding PIG-L family deacetylase, translating into MNSDNTDNNIIVFCAHSDDQIFGAGGTLAKYAKEGKNIYTYIFSFGEFSHPWLKRNVSVKMRVKESYDVDRLIGGKGIRFFDLKEGTFPEDAKRLKINKEIEKIIRQKKPVKIFTHAVDDPHPDHSAMHRIVLDTFDKMGYKCDVYTFDIWNWFAVKDRHLPKLWVDISSTFKTKMAALRTFKSQKAAFMTLLPSTYAKAIIYGLRNGVKFAEVFRKIR; encoded by the coding sequence ATGAACAGCGACAATACAGACAACAATATAATTGTTTTTTGCGCCCACTCAGATGACCAGATTTTTGGGGCAGGAGGCACTCTTGCGAAGTATGCCAAGGAAGGCAAGAATATTTACACTTACATATTCTCATTCGGCGAATTTTCGCACCCCTGGCTCAAGAGGAATGTTTCTGTGAAAATGAGGGTCAAGGAATCCTATGATGTTGACAGGCTCATTGGCGGAAAAGGCATCAGGTTTTTCGACTTGAAGGAAGGCACTTTCCCCGAGGATGCAAAAAGGCTGAAGATAAACAAGGAAATCGAGAAGATAATACGCCAGAAAAAGCCGGTCAAGATATTCACCCATGCTGTTGATGACCCCCATCCGGACCACAGCGCTATGCACAGGATTGTTCTTGATACGTTCGACAAAATGGGCTACAAGTGCGATGTTTACACTTTTGACATATGGAACTGGTTTGCAGTCAAAGACAGGCACCTTCCAAAGCTTTGGGTGGATATCAGCAGCACTTTCAAAACAAAGATGGCAGCCCTCAGGACTTTCAAGAGCCAGAAAGCGGCTTTCATGACACTGTTGCCGTCCACTTACGCAAAGGCAATAATCTATGGGCTGAGGAATGGTGTCAAATTCGCAGAGGTCTTCCGCAAGATAAGGTAA
- a CDS encoding glycosyltransferase family 4 protein encodes MKKLLIATDNFLPRWDGVSRFLSEIVPQLESLFDITIMSPKFKGDLKGWENRKLKRFDMTRIKVGDIVLAWPNHDEMKKLVADADIVWVQTLGPIGGFAVLQARKLNKPVVTFVHSVEWELFSKGVKWFKPFVYIFAKFYARWLYGKCQLMMVPSLETEELYTYNGIMTPKKVVHLGIDTEKFRPAENKMEAKRKVGINPEHYVIGYTGRIAREKDIMTLYRAFMKLRKERQDVMLILVGDGIEPYMKMLSADEHVILPGSVNNIQEYLQAMDIFVLPSLTETSSLSTMEAMACGVPVVTTKVGFVKRYVHNKENGLFFPKGNDVVLKIKLIQLLEHESLRKRLGENARKTITERYMWSSTVERIKAILLSLDSPS; translated from the coding sequence ATGAAAAAACTTTTGATAGCGACAGATAATTTCCTTCCGAGGTGGGATGGTGTGTCGAGGTTTCTGTCAGAAATAGTGCCTCAGCTGGAATCCTTGTTTGACATAACGATAATGTCGCCTAAATTCAAGGGCGACTTGAAAGGCTGGGAGAACAGGAAATTAAAAAGGTTTGATATGACCCGCATAAAGGTGGGGGATATTGTGCTTGCCTGGCCCAACCATGATGAAATGAAAAAGCTTGTGGCTGACGCTGATATCGTCTGGGTCCAGACGCTTGGGCCAATCGGCGGCTTTGCAGTGCTCCAGGCCAGGAAGCTGAACAAGCCAGTTGTGACCTTTGTCCATTCTGTGGAATGGGAATTATTCTCAAAGGGAGTCAAGTGGTTCAAGCCATTTGTCTACATTTTTGCGAAATTCTATGCGCGCTGGCTTTACGGCAAATGCCAGCTGATGATGGTCCCGAGCTTGGAGACCGAGGAGCTTTACACCTATAATGGCATAATGACTCCCAAAAAGGTCGTGCATTTGGGGATAGACACGGAGAAATTCAGGCCGGCTGAAAATAAGATGGAAGCCAAGAGGAAAGTTGGCATCAACCCTGAGCACTATGTGATAGGCTACACTGGCCGGATTGCAAGGGAAAAGGACATTATGACTTTATACAGGGCTTTCATGAAGCTGAGGAAGGAACGCCAGGATGTCATGCTTATACTGGTTGGAGACGGGATTGAGCCCTATATGAAAATGCTGTCGGCAGACGAGCATGTAATTTTGCCAGGCTCTGTAAATAACATCCAGGAATATCTGCAGGCTATGGATATTTTTGTGCTTCCGAGCCTGACAGAGACAAGCAGCCTGTCCACGATGGAGGCCATGGCCTGCGGAGTCCCGGTTGTTACAACCAAGGTTGGATTTGTCAAAAGGTATGTGCATAATAAGGAGAACGGCCTTTTCTTCCCCAAGGGAAATGACGTCGTGCTCAAGATTAAGCTGATTCAGCTGCTGGAGCATGAGAGCCTGAGGAAGAGGCTTGGCGAGAATGCGAGGAAAACAATAACTGAGCGCTATATGTGGAGCAGCACAGTGGAAAGGATTAAGGCTATTCTTTTGTCTCTGGATTCTCCTTCTTAG
- the smc gene encoding chromosome segregation protein SMC: protein MTKINSIILRGFKSFANKTELIFGPKYNVVLGPNGSGKSNILDSLCFVLGKGSTKSLRAEKSANLIYNGGKSKKAAKEGEVSIYFDNTGKTFPTDEAEVKVTRIVRPSGQSIYRINDKARTRQQILELLSLARINPDGYNIILQGDIVRFVEMSGEERRQIVEEIAGISVYEEKKEKALRELEKVDVKISEAEIILKERETYLKELKKDRDEAMKYRELGSRIQQNKASMLKINLDRKILERGKFDRDIGHQKGKTDQVQKIIDQLKSKLDENRKEMAALNAEVEKRGEKEQIKIHKEVEQIRVDLATSNTKIASINNELSRIDSRHGQLKKNMEEMSAKIESMKADRISIDTEKNGKEKELLRILAKIDNFRKDNKIDAAGSIEKEIEDIDKLADEKQNEIQRLREQQQNLLREKDRLDFQLKTIDDRIAKVLEVEKENKKEIDQLKAKKERFKAATLELNKLLSEDVTHASQLANARRNLIADQEEAAKLRAKNIGIAERLGAGEALKKILENRQDFGGVYGTVADLGQVQSKFSTALEVAAGLHLKSVVVEDDLTAAKCIKYLKQNKLGTATFLPLNKIKEKQLDAEIKKLKTANGSHGFAIDLISYDNKFKKVFSYVFGSTLVVDNIDVARRIGIGNAKMVTVDGDMAELSGAMHGGYRQKKGLAFQERELTQHIERVEAKIADNETVIDALEKKRKISEDRIAELREEKAILEGEIIKTEKSFHLDTGDLELSKKLKKDMEDDLARSEKNLSEIVNKVSVVNRELAKLKIQKQELRSKIGELRNPALLAELNTFEQKKEELKSEIGNLVNDIKGITTQIDTIFMPEISNIQKILKQHEKEKEKFSDESKQLSEKIKVDEGLLKEKEKEEKKFYSQFKEIFARRNRLNDELQQTEISIISKEEEIRKYEQKMNLLSIDNARVKAELAAIEEEFRQYEGVETVDKPEEELKKEISQFEKMVQDIGNVNLRALEIYDAVDKEYHSLLEKKEKLGQEKQEVLVMINEIETKKTDLFMKTLDVVHKNFREIFAALSTKGEVELELEDKEKPFEGGLMIKVKLTGSKFLDIKSLSGGEKTMTALAFIFAIQEHDPASFYILDEVDAALDKKNSEHLSNLIKKYSDRAQYIVISHNDGIIAEADQLYGVSMDEHSVSKVVSLKI from the coding sequence ATGACAAAAATCAACAGCATAATCTTGCGGGGATTCAAGTCCTTTGCGAACAAGACCGAGCTTATTTTCGGCCCCAAATACAATGTTGTCCTTGGTCCAAACGGCTCTGGAAAATCAAATATCCTTGACTCATTGTGCTTTGTCCTTGGCAAAGGCTCTACAAAAAGCCTGCGGGCTGAAAAATCAGCCAACTTAATCTACAACGGCGGCAAATCCAAGAAGGCGGCCAAGGAAGGTGAAGTGAGCATTTATTTCGACAATACTGGCAAGACTTTCCCTACAGATGAGGCCGAGGTCAAGGTAACGCGCATTGTAAGGCCCTCGGGCCAGAGCATATACAGGATAAATGACAAGGCAAGGACAAGGCAGCAGATACTGGAGCTATTGTCATTGGCAAGGATAAACCCTGATGGGTATAACATAATCCTGCAAGGCGACATTGTAAGGTTTGTTGAAATGTCAGGGGAGGAAAGGCGGCAGATAGTCGAGGAGATTGCAGGAATCTCGGTTTATGAGGAGAAAAAGGAGAAGGCATTGAGGGAGCTTGAGAAAGTCGATGTCAAGATAAGCGAGGCTGAAATAATATTGAAGGAAAGGGAGACCTATCTGAAAGAGCTGAAGAAGGACCGGGACGAGGCAATGAAATACAGGGAGCTCGGGAGCAGGATACAGCAAAACAAGGCTTCCATGCTAAAAATAAATCTCGACAGGAAAATTCTGGAAAGGGGCAAATTCGACAGGGACATAGGCCACCAAAAAGGCAAGACAGACCAAGTCCAGAAAATTATTGACCAGCTGAAGTCAAAGCTTGATGAGAACCGCAAGGAAATGGCCGCGCTCAATGCCGAGGTTGAAAAGCGCGGGGAAAAGGAGCAAATCAAGATCCACAAGGAAGTTGAGCAGATCAGGGTTGACCTGGCAACCAGCAACACAAAAATTGCGTCCATCAACAATGAGCTTTCAAGGATTGACTCAAGGCACGGCCAGCTCAAGAAGAATATGGAGGAGATGTCGGCCAAGATAGAGAGCATGAAGGCAGACAGGATAAGCATTGACACAGAGAAAAATGGCAAGGAGAAGGAGCTCCTGCGCATCCTTGCGAAAATTGACAATTTCAGGAAGGACAACAAAATCGATGCAGCAGGGAGCATTGAAAAGGAAATTGAGGACATAGACAAGCTTGCAGATGAAAAGCAGAATGAAATACAGCGCCTCAGGGAACAGCAGCAAAACCTCCTCAGGGAAAAGGACAGGCTTGACTTCCAGCTCAAAACCATAGATGACAGGATTGCAAAAGTTCTTGAAGTCGAGAAGGAGAACAAGAAGGAGATAGACCAGCTCAAGGCAAAGAAGGAACGGTTCAAGGCAGCGACCCTTGAGCTGAACAAGCTGTTGAGCGAGGACGTCACTCATGCCTCCCAGCTCGCCAATGCAAGAAGGAATCTCATTGCAGACCAGGAAGAGGCTGCAAAACTCAGGGCAAAAAATATCGGGATTGCAGAACGCCTGGGTGCCGGGGAGGCGCTCAAGAAAATCCTGGAAAATAGGCAGGATTTTGGCGGTGTTTACGGCACGGTGGCCGACCTGGGGCAGGTGCAGAGCAAATTCTCAACTGCGCTGGAAGTTGCGGCAGGGCTGCACCTGAAAAGCGTAGTGGTTGAAGACGACCTTACAGCTGCCAAATGCATCAAATACCTAAAGCAGAACAAGCTTGGAACAGCCACATTCCTCCCATTGAACAAAATCAAGGAAAAGCAGCTGGATGCAGAGATAAAGAAGCTTAAGACAGCCAATGGCTCGCACGGATTTGCCATTGACCTGATCTCATATGACAACAAGTTCAAGAAAGTGTTCTCGTATGTTTTCGGCAGCACGCTTGTTGTGGACAATATTGATGTGGCGCGGAGGATTGGGATTGGCAATGCCAAAATGGTTACTGTGGATGGGGACATGGCTGAGCTTTCCGGGGCCATGCACGGAGGCTACAGGCAGAAAAAAGGGCTGGCATTCCAGGAAAGGGAGCTGACACAGCACATTGAAAGGGTTGAGGCAAAAATCGCGGACAATGAAACAGTCATTGATGCGCTCGAAAAGAAGAGGAAGATAAGCGAGGACAGGATTGCAGAGCTGCGCGAGGAAAAGGCTATCCTGGAAGGAGAAATAATCAAGACTGAAAAAAGCTTCCACCTTGACACAGGCGACCTGGAACTCAGCAAGAAGCTCAAGAAGGACATGGAGGATGACCTTGCCAGGTCGGAAAAAAACCTAAGCGAAATTGTAAACAAAGTCAGCGTCGTGAACAGGGAGCTGGCCAAGCTGAAAATACAGAAGCAGGAATTAAGGTCCAAGATTGGTGAGCTCCGCAACCCTGCCCTGCTCGCGGAATTGAACACTTTTGAGCAGAAAAAGGAGGAGCTCAAGTCAGAGATTGGCAACCTCGTCAATGACATCAAGGGCATAACGACCCAGATAGACACAATCTTCATGCCTGAGATCAGCAACATACAGAAAATCCTGAAGCAGCACGAAAAGGAAAAGGAGAAATTCAGCGATGAAAGCAAGCAGCTTTCTGAAAAAATCAAGGTGGACGAGGGCCTGCTTAAGGAGAAGGAGAAGGAAGAAAAGAAATTCTATTCACAATTCAAGGAAATCTTTGCAAGAAGGAACAGGCTCAATGATGAATTGCAGCAGACTGAAATCAGCATCATCTCCAAGGAAGAGGAAATACGCAAATATGAGCAGAAGATGAACCTGCTATCAATAGACAATGCGCGCGTGAAGGCTGAGCTTGCCGCAATTGAGGAGGAATTCAGGCAGTATGAAGGCGTGGAGACCGTGGACAAGCCAGAAGAGGAGCTGAAGAAGGAAATATCGCAGTTTGAGAAGATGGTGCAGGATATTGGCAATGTCAACCTAAGGGCGCTGGAAATTTATGATGCCGTTGACAAGGAATACCATTCCCTGCTTGAAAAGAAGGAAAAGCTGGGCCAGGAGAAGCAGGAAGTCCTGGTCATGATAAATGAGATTGAGACAAAGAAAACTGACCTTTTCATGAAAACTCTCGATGTCGTGCACAAGAATTTCAGGGAAATTTTTGCCGCCCTTTCGACCAAGGGGGAAGTGGAGCTCGAGCTTGAGGACAAGGAAAAGCCGTTTGAGGGAGGCCTAATGATAAAAGTCAAGCTCACCGGCAGCAAATTCCTGGACATAAAAAGCCTTTCCGGCGGGGAAAAGACAATGACGGCCCTGGCATTCATCTTTGCAATCCAGGAGCATGACCCCGCGAGCTTCTATATCCTCGATGAGGTGGATGCAGCTCTGGACAAGAAAAACTCAGAACATCTGTCGAACCTCATCAAGAAATATTCTGACCGCGCCCAATACATCGTAATCAGCCACAACGACGGGATAATTGCCGAGGCTGACCAGCTGTACGGCGTCTCCATGGATGAGCACAGCGTCAGCAAAGTCGTATCACTGAAAATATAG